One genomic segment of Acinetobacter oleivorans DR1 includes these proteins:
- a CDS encoding AraC family transcriptional regulator, whose product MRNIPINDVDHLPQAVLALGSDYPADTLLDTHSHRRAQFLYAPEGLMKVETEDGQWLVLPYSGVWIPAGKPHRVWLSKVSTYSLYIEANTAPRQANYCEVIQVSPLLHQLLIQANQLPVDYQHAGRDGALIDLLLYELEAAPALPLFIPLPHNTLLSQQCAEFMQHPDIHSSPKNWAHDHNKSERTFHRWFKSETGMSFQAWRNRVCIIYALNALKENISITEIAFSLGYEHSAAFTAMFSKIMGYPPTHFQKRFHTHDKAL is encoded by the coding sequence ATGCGTAATATTCCAATTAATGATGTAGACCATCTACCGCAAGCGGTTCTAGCGTTAGGATCAGATTATCCTGCTGATACTTTGTTAGATACGCATAGCCATCGCCGTGCTCAGTTCTTATATGCACCCGAAGGACTCATGAAAGTTGAAACTGAAGATGGACAATGGCTCGTGTTACCGTACAGCGGTGTATGGATACCCGCAGGCAAACCACATCGGGTATGGCTATCTAAAGTCAGTACTTATAGTTTGTATATAGAAGCGAATACTGCACCAAGACAAGCAAACTATTGCGAGGTTATACAAGTCTCGCCTTTGTTACATCAACTGCTCATTCAGGCAAATCAGCTACCTGTTGACTACCAACATGCAGGCCGTGACGGCGCTCTTATCGATTTGTTGTTATATGAGTTAGAAGCTGCACCAGCCCTACCTCTGTTTATTCCATTGCCTCACAACACATTACTATCTCAACAATGCGCTGAGTTTATGCAGCATCCCGATATTCATAGCAGTCCTAAAAATTGGGCACATGACCACAATAAAAGTGAGCGGACTTTTCACCGCTGGTTTAAGTCAGAAACTGGCATGTCCTTTCAGGCTTGGCGTAATCGGGTCTGCATCATCTATGCTTTAAATGCCCTAAAAGAAAATATCTCAATTACGGAAATTGCTTTTAGTTTGGGCTATGAACACTCGGCAGCTTTTACAGCAATGT
- a CDS encoding sulfite exporter TauE/SafE family protein: MLYELFLFGLLSGVTTWLFGFGGGFVAVPLLYTVIIQKWGNESSVGINAMQIAVATSAFVMLCSASFATFRHYRSGQIDWQKIRFLWSGIAFGGVVGAVMASLFNGNWLRWIFMGYVFITILDCYYRDGFMVTSRQKQNYSENSELIKGGIIGWVAALLGVGGSVMTVPLLRRRGSSMAEAAAIANILTLPLSLTATLTYCVLSLWQSTPNGFIGLIWFEAALFLVAGTWIGLYFSEKFISKLPDLWRAKLYPLLLIIVLLVMLFVN, encoded by the coding sequence ATGCTATATGAGCTATTTTTATTTGGACTACTTTCAGGAGTCACCACTTGGTTATTTGGTTTTGGCGGCGGTTTTGTTGCTGTGCCTTTGCTTTATACAGTCATTATTCAAAAGTGGGGCAATGAAAGCAGTGTCGGCATAAATGCCATGCAAATTGCAGTTGCCACCTCGGCATTTGTAATGTTGTGCTCGGCAAGTTTTGCAACTTTTCGACACTATCGGTCCGGACAGATTGATTGGCAAAAAATCCGCTTTTTATGGAGTGGTATCGCATTTGGTGGAGTTGTCGGTGCGGTCATGGCCTCATTGTTTAATGGAAACTGGCTTCGCTGGATATTTATGGGTTATGTTTTCATAACCATTCTAGATTGTTATTACCGAGATGGGTTTATGGTGACCTCAAGGCAAAAGCAAAACTATAGTGAAAACAGCGAACTTATTAAAGGCGGAATTATTGGTTGGGTTGCAGCACTTTTAGGTGTGGGTGGCAGTGTAATGACGGTTCCTTTATTACGGCGGCGGGGTAGTTCTATGGCAGAGGCCGCGGCTATCGCAAACATTCTCACGCTGCCTTTGTCTTTAACTGCAACACTGACCTATTGTGTATTGTCACTTTGGCAATCTACACCCAACGGATTTATCGGTCTAATCTGGTTTGAAGCTGCTTTATTCTTGGTTGCTGGAACATGGATCGGACTATATTTTTCAGAAAAATTTATTTCAAAACTACCTGATTTATGGCGTGCAAAGTTGTATCCATT